From one Neovison vison isolate M4711 chromosome 1, ASM_NN_V1, whole genome shotgun sequence genomic stretch:
- the LOC122911272 gene encoding olfactory receptor 5V1-like, which produces MDIYNLTTVTQFILIGLSDLPEVRYPLFVVFAIIYQVTLVGNGTILLAIGTGKRLHTPMYYFLVNLSLLDIFCPSATVPKMLQNLLTEQQSISFLGCALQLYFLVALAGTEVFLLAVMAYDRYVAICFPLRYMLIMTKVRCVQLTAGTWAAGFLNSFLHTVSTFRLSFCKSNRVNQYYCDIPPVMALSCSSTYVAEMLVLVVGGILGISAFLITFISYIYIISTILKIQSVEGKHKAFSTCASHLIVVCLFYGTAIFTYIRPSSSQHSPARDRLISMLYGVITPMLNPMIYSLKNMEVKEALRRLLCHRQCLKQL; this is translated from the coding sequence ATGGACATTTACAATCTTACCACTGTGACTCAGTTTATCCTCATAGGGCTCTCTGACCTCCCTGAGGTGCGCTACCCTCTCTTTGTGGTCTTTGCCATTATCTATCAGGTCACCTTGGTAGGAAATGGGACCATTCTCCTGGCCATTGGGACTGGGAAAAGGCTACATACACCCATGTATTACTTTTTGGTAAATTTGTCCCTCCTAGACATATTTTGCCCATCAGCTACTGTCCCCAAGATGCTACAGAACCTCCTGACTGAGCAACAAAGCATTTCCTTCCTTGGATGTGCTTTACAACTTTATTTCCTGGTGGCTTTAGCAGGGACTGAAGTCTTCCTTCTTGCTGTCATGGCTTATGACCGATATGTGGCCATCTGCTTCCCTCTTCGTTACATGCTCATTATGACCAAGGTTCGTTGTGTCCAGCTGACAGCTGGAACCTGGGCAGCAGGGTTTCTCAATTCCTTCCTCCATACAGTGTCCACATTCCGCCTGTCTTTCTGCAAGTCCAACCGAGTTAACCAATACTATTGCGACATCCCACCTGTGATGGCCCTCTCATGCTCATCTACTTATGTAGCTGAAATGCTTGTTTTAGTGGTAGGAGGTATACTGGGGATCAGTGCCTTCCTGATCACCTTTATCTCTTATATCTACATTATATCTACCATACTAAAGATCCAGTCAGTGGAAGGGAAGCACAAAGCCTTCTCCACATGTGCTTCCCACCTCATAGTGGTCTGTCTCTTCTATGGCACAGCAATATTTACCTACATTCGCCCTTCCTCCAGTCAGCACTCTCCAGCCAGAGACAGACTCATCTCCATGCTCTATGGGGTTATTACCCCAATGTTAAACCCGATGATCTACAGCCTGAaaaacatggaggttaaagaagcACTCAGAAGGCTTCTATGTCACAGACAATGTTTAAAGCAATTATAA
- the LOC122911202 gene encoding vomeronasal type-1 receptor 4-like → MVNSGLKHFFSDFRCQLLFHVHRVGRGGSLISICLFSTSLFILFLGIIIWASSSMVGVLHRHKQRVQHIHRTTISTRYSPESRVTQRTLVSFYFLYSIFQGQRRQ, encoded by the exons ATGGTAAATTCTGGGTTGAAACATTTCTTCAGTGACTTTAGATGTCAACTTCTTTTCCATGTGCACAGAGTGGGCAGGGGTGGGTCCCTTATCAGCATCTGCCTCTTCAGCACCAGCCTCTTTA TCCTGTTTTTGGGGATCATAATCTGGGCCAGCAGCTCCATGGTTGGTGTTCTGCACAGGCACAAGCAGCGTGTCCAACACATTCACAGGACTACTATCTCCACCAGATACTCTCCTGAGTCCAGAGTCACCCAGAGGACCTTAGTGTCTTTTTACTTCCTCTACTCAATCTTTCAA gggcagagaCGCCAGTGA